TTCATCAACGCCCACTTCAACAAGTCTTCAATCTGCAACAAGAAATGGCTGATTCTCAGACGGTATTTTGGCACAGGAAGCAAGAAGAAAGAGCGGTATTCGCTTCATTTCGACACAGAAACATTGGATCTATACCAGGAATTGAAATTTCCATTCATCAATTGGAATGGGGATTTTAAGTTAGTGGGTATTTGCAATGGATTGGTTTGCTTTTCTGGTCTCGACATTCTCTTGTGGAATCCATCAATTCAAAGAGTCGTAGCTGTTCTTAGAACAAGCGATATTATCACCATCTATGATGCCCCAGATAAATTTGCACTCGGGTTCGGCTTCGATCCTCGGGCCAACGACTACAAGGTGGTAAGATTGTTATATTTTGAAGATAAGAGtccttttaattataaaagatCTCCTAAAGTTGAGTTGTATGAGGTTAGAACAGGTTGTTGGAGAGTAATTGAAAGCAAAGCTCCTCGTTGTGAGATAGTTAAATCAGAATGGACTCAAGCTTTTTTCAATGGGGCTGTTCATTGGGTTGCATACAGGGAAAGTAGCAGGGGTTATAagtgtttcattttgagatttGATATAGTTGAGGAGTGTTTCAGTTTAAT
This sequence is a window from Cucurbita pepo subsp. pepo cultivar mu-cu-16 chromosome LG04, ASM280686v2, whole genome shotgun sequence. Protein-coding genes within it:
- the LOC111793830 gene encoding F-box protein CPR1-like: MADYLPQEVLFNIFLKLPPKTLVLCSCVSKSWRAAISDPIFINAHFNKSSICNKKWLILRRYFGTGSKKKERYSLHFDTETLDLYQELKFPFINWNGDFKLVGICNGLVCFSGLDILLWNPSIQRVVAVLRTSDIITIYDAPDKFALGFGFDPRANDYKVVRLLYFEDKSPFNYKRSPKVELYEVRTGCWRVIESKAPRCEIVKSEWTQAFFNGAVHWVAYRESSRGYKCFILRFDIVEECFSLIALPDCLVNSSPCDLKVSVLGGALSIMLCGWYCFETYVSSVWVLQNYDMPESWTKLTSFEPSQELGMVLGLRENGDMIMESKSGEVVLYRPEKQLMKGLGIYGGEGSFYLDTYVESLALLNEGKGGLERVAEVYD